A region from the Aphis gossypii isolate Hap1 chromosome 1, ASM2018417v2, whole genome shotgun sequence genome encodes:
- the LOC114129130 gene encoding delta-like protein 4, translated as MTACLRILGLMAVAISHMTQGMIIYNPTSYTSRYTDPCSPNPCGSNTQCRVAEGRPVCSCLAGHWGNPLTYCQRGECEVNQDCPNSKSCRNYKCEDVCAGQCGHNADCTPRNHIAVCSCPARHVGDPSVSCRRMDPQELCYPSPCGQNTKCEVINDVPVCTCLPGYFGSPSSGCRHECESDYDCSPSQMCQQYKCTSACAAGTCAPTAICDVNNHRPTCSCPKGYFGDPYTSCRAECLSHADCPSDRPACMGDRCVNPCSGGSVCGVNANCEARGATPICSCPRTMTGDPFVRCRPFEPADLCEPNPCGENARCQPGHDNTGKERPVCTCLPGYTGDALTRCRRGECTADVECRHDQACVDYQCKNVCSGQCGVDAECNARNRVATCSCPPGYTGDALSRCYPKSTSTGARYSTSGRVYYNKK; from the exons ATGACTGCG tgTTTACGGATCCTGGGCCTTATGGCCGTTGCAATCAGTCATATGACACAAg GTATGATCATTTACAATCCAACGTCGTACACGAGCCGATACACCGACCCGTGTTCGCCAAACCCGTGCGGTTCCAACACTCAGTGTCGTGTGGCCGAAGGAAGGCCTGTTTGCAGTTGTCTGGCTGGACACTGGGGAAATCCGTTGACCTACTGTCAACGAGGCGAATGCGAAG TCAATCAAGACTGTCCAAACTCGAAATCTTGCCGCAATTATAAATGCGAAGATGTATGCGCAGGACAATGCGGACATAACGCTGATTGTACGCCCAGGAATCATATTGCTGTGTGTTCCTGTCCAGCTCGACATGTCGGTGATCCATCTGTGTCTTGTCGCCGAATGGATCcac AAGAACTATGCTACCCAAGCCCGTGCGGTCAAAACACCAAATGTGAAGTGATCAACGATGTGCCTGTATGCACTTGCCTGCCGGGTTACTTCGGTTCGCCATCTTCCGGTTGCCGTCACGAATGCGAGTCCGACTATGATTGCAGTCCATCACAGATGTGTCAACAGTACAAGTGCACCTCAGCATGCGCTGCGGGAACTTGTGCACCGACTGCGATATGCGACGTCAACAACCACCGACCAACCTGCTCGTGTCCAAAG GGCTACTTCGGCGACCCGTACACTTCGTGTCGGGCCGAGTGTCTGTCGCACGCCGACTGCCCGTCGGACCGACCGGCGTGCATGGGCGACCGTTGCGTGAACCCTTGCAGCGGCGGCAGCGTGTGCGGAGTGAACGCCAACTGTGAAGCTCGGGGCGCGACGCCCATATGCAGCTGCCCGCGGACCATGACCGGCGACCCGTTCGTCCGGTGCCGCCCGTTCGAGCCGGCCGACCTTTGCGAACCGAACCCGTGCGGCGAGAACGCCCGGTGCCAGCCCGGCCACGACAACACCGGCAAGGAGCGGCCGGTGTGCACGTGCCTGCCCGGTTACACCGGCGACGCGCTCACCCGGTGCAGGCGCGGCGAGTGCACCGCCGACGTGGAGTGCCGTCACGACCAGGCGTGCGTCGACTACCAGTGCAAGAACGTGTGCTCCGGCCAGTGCGGCGTGGACGCCGAGTGCAACGCCCGCAACCGCGTGGCCACGTGCTCCTGCCCGCCCGGTTACACGGGCGACGCGCTGTCCCGGTGCTATCCCAAGTCGACGTCGACCGGCGCGCGCTATTCGACCAGCGGACGCGTCTACTACAACAAGAAATGA